A window of Longispora fulva contains these coding sequences:
- a CDS encoding radical SAM protein, which translates to MKALSIHLTDVCNSKCTFCIVDSPHIKQDSIMRRRVSRFLNENAGQDYEAVNLHGGEATIRKDFLDILDEIRDLGYPTVFLQTNARKLARMDYARTVVEKGVSLFVVSMHGATAETQDGISLAKGSFDQAVQGIRNVVELGATVRTNSVVCKDNFAELPEIVDLCLDLGADMVNISALHTDGTALRNFWEVTPRYDEIQPYVLEACARAVRRDARLLMEGFPYCAVPGYEKYLVDWEDNKFKVLYRTFVMEDYEDHMDDFTRVKDDRCGGCVFNDVCGGVYKEYAERIGWDEFHPVTELPVTASTTAV; encoded by the coding sequence ATGAAGGCACTCAGTATCCACCTCACCGACGTGTGCAACAGCAAGTGCACCTTCTGCATCGTCGACTCGCCGCACATCAAGCAGGACTCGATCATGCGCCGGCGCGTGTCGCGGTTCCTGAACGAGAACGCGGGCCAGGACTACGAGGCGGTGAACCTGCACGGCGGCGAGGCCACCATCCGCAAGGACTTCCTGGACATCCTCGACGAGATCCGCGACCTGGGCTACCCGACGGTGTTCCTGCAGACCAACGCGCGCAAGCTCGCCCGGATGGACTACGCCCGGACGGTGGTGGAGAAGGGCGTCAGCCTGTTCGTGGTGTCGATGCACGGTGCCACCGCGGAGACCCAGGACGGGATCAGTCTCGCCAAGGGCTCCTTCGACCAGGCGGTGCAGGGCATCCGGAACGTGGTCGAGCTGGGCGCCACGGTCCGGACCAACTCGGTGGTCTGCAAGGACAACTTCGCCGAGCTGCCCGAGATCGTGGACCTGTGCCTGGACCTGGGCGCCGACATGGTCAACATCTCGGCGCTGCACACCGACGGCACGGCGCTGCGCAACTTCTGGGAGGTCACGCCGCGCTACGACGAGATCCAGCCGTACGTGCTGGAGGCGTGCGCGCGGGCCGTCCGCCGCGACGCCCGGCTCCTGATGGAGGGCTTCCCGTACTGCGCCGTGCCCGGCTACGAGAAGTACCTCGTGGACTGGGAGGACAACAAGTTCAAGGTCCTATACCGCACCTTCGTCATGGAGGACTACGAGGATCACATGGACGACTTCACCCGGGTCAAGGACGACCGGTGCGGCGGCTGCGTGTTCAACGACGTCTGCGGCGGGGTGTACAAGGAGTACGCCGAGCGGATCGGCTGGGACGAGTTCCACCCGGTGACCGAGCTGCCCGTCACCGCGTCCACGACGGCGGTCTGA
- a CDS encoding Os1348 family NHLP clan protein, which yields MTTAESSPSETGQNQIKDVLERAITDPAFGRQLLDDPDTALDGYELSEVQLLLVRSLDEEDLAKLTPENLEEYFAVDSAVYTPEDAAMVQQGYEIYDADDLEG from the coding sequence ATGACCACCGCCGAAAGCAGCCCGAGCGAGACCGGGCAGAACCAGATCAAGGACGTGCTGGAGCGGGCGATCACCGACCCAGCGTTCGGCCGGCAACTGCTCGACGACCCGGACACGGCACTCGACGGGTACGAGCTCAGCGAGGTGCAGCTGCTGCTCGTACGCAGCCTCGACGAGGAGGACCTGGCGAAACTCACGCCGGAGAACCTGGAGGAGTACTTCGCGGTGGACTCGGCGGTGTACACGCCGGAGGACGCGGCCATGGTGCAGCAGGGCTACGAAATCTACGACGCGGACGATCTAGAAGGATAG
- a CDS encoding B12-binding domain-containing radical SAM protein gives MTANERSPGRVLIIVAPGEQPMFTRMNLPPFGTGIVTASLRQAGYEVDLNDLNSDLLRMWRAEEFTKADLRPFYDERTFLDYANGGENEFLDTFAGRMLEGKDIAAADVVGVSAGGDFSFLEMNSALVLAAHIKRHYGKPVVLGGNNLDYLMQFKDAFHGWWSTCISQFTAVTGPGEDVFVDIIEGLLANRRQLLPVVRPGVARLMGNSVLRSPDAVHRIIAPDFDGLKLDDYHNFVRSRPEASPRKQATDEQWNRMQLYQFPAYLSWMANDANAQNVGNGAVGKLVMPYVFNYNCPYNCAFCTESLDRNKLVHATVDDIISDMVGLTEKYDTPYLYLFNNYFNLVNGFVEEFSSRVVLNGVNLNWSDCARFNSLTYERLEMLAESGCRKLTFGLETASTKMLKIIDKRVKLNEAERVLRWCKEIGIWADLEIITGMPHEDEANFAETTAFLERNAEYINYFNVNRYFVAPKSLMGAKPEAYGMKLRKFPDASQRLLDANYRWLVKDLDMSYKPQNFRVYEFDEIDGRTAEQLYDDIGPKIAKLNGIQSNDFQDAWHVLSMRQNRPGPAPARMSNETMSVS, from the coding sequence ATGACCGCCAACGAGCGCAGCCCGGGCCGGGTGCTCATCATCGTCGCGCCCGGCGAACAACCGATGTTCACCCGGATGAACCTGCCACCGTTCGGTACCGGGATCGTCACCGCCAGCCTGCGTCAGGCCGGGTACGAGGTGGACCTCAACGACCTCAACTCCGACCTGTTGCGGATGTGGCGGGCCGAGGAGTTCACGAAGGCCGACCTCCGGCCGTTCTACGATGAGCGGACGTTCCTCGACTACGCCAACGGCGGCGAGAACGAGTTCCTGGACACCTTCGCCGGCCGGATGCTGGAGGGCAAGGACATCGCCGCCGCCGACGTGGTCGGCGTCTCCGCCGGCGGAGACTTCTCGTTCCTGGAGATGAACTCGGCGCTCGTGCTGGCCGCGCACATCAAGCGGCACTACGGCAAGCCGGTGGTGCTGGGCGGCAACAACCTGGACTACCTGATGCAGTTCAAGGACGCCTTCCACGGCTGGTGGTCGACCTGCATCTCGCAGTTCACCGCGGTGACCGGTCCCGGCGAGGACGTGTTCGTCGACATCATCGAGGGGCTGCTGGCCAACCGGCGCCAGCTGCTGCCGGTGGTGCGGCCCGGCGTCGCCCGGCTGATGGGCAACTCGGTGCTGCGCTCGCCCGACGCCGTGCACCGGATCATCGCGCCGGACTTCGACGGGCTGAAGCTCGACGACTACCACAACTTCGTCCGCTCGCGGCCCGAGGCGAGCCCGCGCAAGCAGGCCACCGACGAGCAGTGGAACCGGATGCAGCTCTACCAGTTCCCCGCCTACCTCAGCTGGATGGCCAACGACGCCAACGCCCAGAACGTGGGCAACGGGGCCGTCGGCAAGCTCGTCATGCCGTACGTCTTCAACTACAACTGCCCGTACAACTGCGCGTTCTGCACCGAGAGCCTGGACCGCAACAAGCTGGTGCACGCCACCGTCGACGACATCATCAGCGACATGGTGGGGCTGACGGAGAAGTACGACACCCCGTACCTGTACCTGTTCAACAACTACTTCAACCTGGTGAACGGGTTCGTCGAGGAGTTCTCCAGCCGGGTGGTCCTGAATGGGGTCAACCTGAACTGGTCGGACTGCGCGCGGTTCAACAGCCTCACCTACGAGCGGCTGGAGATGCTCGCGGAGTCCGGGTGCCGCAAGCTGACGTTCGGCCTGGAGACCGCCAGCACCAAGATGCTGAAGATCATCGACAAGCGGGTGAAGCTCAACGAGGCCGAGCGGGTGCTGCGCTGGTGCAAGGAGATCGGCATCTGGGCGGACCTGGAGATCATCACCGGCATGCCGCACGAGGACGAGGCGAACTTCGCCGAGACCACGGCCTTCCTGGAGCGCAACGCCGAGTACATCAACTACTTCAACGTCAACCGGTACTTCGTCGCGCCCAAGTCCCTGATGGGGGCCAAGCCGGAGGCGTACGGGATGAAGCTGCGCAAGTTCCCCGACGCCAGCCAGCGCCTGCTCGACGCCAACTACCGCTGGCTCGTCAAGGATCTCGACATGTCCTACAAGCCGCAGAACTTCCGGGTGTACGAGTTCGACGAGATCGACGGGCGCACCGCCGAGCAGCTGTACGACGACATCGGCCCGAAGATCGCCAAGTTGAACGGCATCCAGAGCAACGACTTCCAGGACGCCTGGCACGTGCTGAGCATGCGCCAGAACCGTCCTGGGCCGGCCCCGGCCCGGATGAGCAACGAGACCATGTCCGTCTCCTAA